Proteins from one Candidatus Zixiibacteriota bacterium genomic window:
- a CDS encoding CDGSH iron-sulfur domain-containing protein: MSMPKIAFKEPASLELEPGNYWWCQCGLSANQPFCDGSHKTTDILPLQFEISEKKRVYLCQCKQTGNKPFCDGTHKSL, from the coding sequence TTGAGTATGCCTAAGATTGCATTCAAAGAACCGGCCAGTTTGGAATTGGAGCCGGGTAACTACTGGTGGTGTCAGTGCGGGCTATCCGCAAATCAGCCTTTCTGCGATGGATCGCATAAAACTACGGACATTCTGCCGTTGCAGTTTGAAATCAGCGAGAAGAAGAGGGTCTATTTGTGCCAATGTAAACAGACCGGCAACAAGCCATTCTGTGACGGCACACACAAATCCTTATGA
- a CDS encoding YceI family protein produces the protein MLIKRLVTGIVLMLFAAGPVLAMDTYVIDKAHSSVGFSVKHLVISKVKGTLDDVSATVTYDEKDITKSSVNVVIQSSSIDTDNERRDNHLRSADFLDIETYPEITFKSKKIEKANEGYVAIGDFTMHGVTKEIALPFTITGTIIDPSGNTKMGVESLITVKRSDYGLTWNQPLEAGGVLVSDEVDIELYLELGKQQ, from the coding sequence ATGCTAATAAAGAGACTCGTCACAGGAATCGTGCTGATGCTCTTTGCGGCTGGACCCGTCCTGGCGATGGATACGTACGTGATAGACAAGGCGCACTCCTCAGTCGGCTTTTCGGTCAAACATCTCGTGATATCTAAAGTAAAAGGTACATTGGATGATGTTTCGGCAACCGTTACGTACGATGAGAAAGATATTACGAAGTCGTCGGTGAACGTCGTAATTCAGTCTTCAAGCATTGACACAGACAACGAGAGGCGAGATAATCATCTTCGCAGCGCTGATTTCTTGGACATCGAAACATACCCGGAGATCACATTCAAGAGCAAGAAGATCGAGAAAGCTAACGAAGGATATGTGGCAATCGGCGATTTCACGATGCACGGCGTTACCAAAGAGATCGCCCTTCCATTCACCATAACAGGGACGATCATTGATCCGAGTGGAAACACAAAGATGGGCGTCGAATCTCTGATCACCGTCAAGAGAAGCGACTATGGTTTGACATGGAACCAGCCGCTTGAGGCCGGTGGTGTTCTTGTGAGCGATGAGGTCGATATAGAACTTTACCTTGAACTTGGAAAGCAGCAGTAG